From a single Aspergillus puulaauensis MK2 DNA, chromosome 2, nearly complete sequence genomic region:
- a CDS encoding uncharacterized protein (COG:M;~EggNog:ENOG410Q18J;~InterPro:IPR002110,IPR027417,IPR036770,IPR020683;~PFAM:PF13857,PF12796,PF00023,PF13606;~go_function: GO:0005515 - protein binding [Evidence IEA]) — translation MSFGYGAGDFLSVLLFANEIRRRFVYAPTHFKNTTERIKSLSNVLRDIEDIDPENALSKSQRQQLEDISRSCCGVLQELHHLLARYQNLEMDLTDPKATRGPRHFSRRAWQRLKWDPKEIETFEQRIQGQVAIFNLFMSRINMQVNLAACETTTHTRYEIAAIKNFHSNDEFDKVLDWLSSVNYAAQQNDFLNQQQPGSGQWLLGASQFRGWLEGNNQTLFCPGIPGSGKTIMVSMIIDYLERAFNHDGNIGIVYLYCSFRRRPSQTFRDLLASVVRQLVQRSLEIPDSVRTAYSQSRNKKIQPSVSELLQFLQAFSAQLSRVFIVVDALDECESTARESFITAIYDLQNEHNVNFLATSRYIPDTIAAFEACPTLEIRATMEDVWRYLRSQLSRLPSFVSRNKELQCEIIAEVSKAVGGMFLLAKLHLDSLVGKRSQKAVRTALKSLPSGSNAYDSAYSTAMERIEGQVSDQRDMAKQVLSWITCAGPLTTRQLQHALAVEVRQPYLDEANISDVEDIVSVCAGLVIVEEQSNIIRLVHYTAQEYFERTWSSWFPCAQHDIAVTCITYLSYDSFKDYSSHSNHEAVALDKYPLYRYAAQNWGRHRQIQRHYLDIVLDFLENKQKATCAAQVLLEDRPWPIPVEIDGIHLASYFGLDDTVYHLVARGCDINSPDSLGKSPLSWAACEGHVSLVQLLLDLGASRDSMDTNWQTPLSWAAKAGHRDVVELLVNLGADKQSRDKYGQSPLSVAARYGQRAVVECLLKAGADIDSRDNNGQTALLWAANQDHPDIVKLLLEFGDKSENDPVLSWSTTTVNEKDLLDTLKFEDCEQDDPPTSGRNGAGNGRLMEARPNSQNGCLAIPLPGKGTDEAVVDWTGQTK, via the exons ATGAGCTTTGGATATGGAGCAGGGGACTTTCTCtccgtcctcctcttcgcaaACGAGATCCGGCGGCGATTCGTCTACGCACCAACCCATTTCAAGAATACAACTGAACG TATAAAGTCCCTATCCAACGTCCTGCGTGATATCGAAGACATCGACCCGGAAAATGCCCTGAGCAAGTCCCAGAGACAGCAACTCGAGGATATATCACGATCCTGCTGCGGGGTTCTTCAGGAGCTTCATCATCTGCTTGCAAGGTACCAGAATCTTGAAATGGACCTGACGGATCCAAAAGCTACCCGCGGCCCACGCCATTTCTCGAGACGTGCGTGGCAGCGGCTGAAGTGGGATCCGAAGGAGATAGAGACCTTTGAGCAGCGGATTCAGGGGCAGGTGGCtatttttaatctatttatgAGTCGGATTAACAT GCAGGTTAACCTTGCGGCCTGTGAGACGACGACTCATACGAGGTATGAGATTGCAGCGATTAAGAATTTCCACAGCAACGATGAGTTTGATAAGGTCCTTGACTGGTTGAGTTCGGTTAACTATGCAGCCCAGCAGAATGACTTCCTTAATCAACAGCAGCCAGGGAGCGGCCAGTGGCTGCTTGGAGCAAGCCAGTTTCGGGGTTGGTTGGAGGGTAACAATCAGACATTGTTTTGCCCAGGAATACCGGGTTCTGGGAAAACAATCATGGTGTCTATGATTATTGACTATCTGGAACGAGCGTTCAACCACGATGGCAATATCGGTATCGTGTATCTTTACTGCAGCTTTCGGCGGCGGCCCTCGCAGACATTCCGAGATCTCCTTGCAAGCGTGGTGAGACAGCTTGTCCAGCGGAGCTTGGAAATTCCAGACTCTGTGAGAACAGCATATTCCCAGTCACGGAATAAGAAAATACAACCAAGCGTGAGCGAGCTTTTGCAGTTCCTGCAGGCCTTCTCGGCTCAACTCTCTCGAGTCTTCATTGTGGTGGATGCTCTTGATGAATGCGAAAGCACTGCCCGTGAATCTTTCATCACAGCAATCTACGATTTACAGAACGAGCATAATGTCAACTTCCTGGCCACATCCAGGTATATTCCAGATACGATTGCTGCGTTTGAAGCGTGCCCTACACTAGAGATCCGCGCAACCATGGAAGACGTGTGGCGGTATTTGCGCAGTCAACTCTCCAGACTCCCATCATTCGTCTCGCGGAACAAGGAGCTTCAATGCGAGATAATCGCCGAGGTATCCAAAGCAGTGGGTGGAAT GTTCTTGCTCGCCAAGTTGCATTTAGATTCCTTGGTTGGAAAGAGGTCCCAAAAGGCAGTTCGAACGGCCCTGAAAAGCCTTCCCAGTGGATCTAATGCATACGACTCTGCATACAGCACTGCCATGGAACGAATTGAAGGGCAGGTTTCTGACCAGCGAGATATGGCGAAGCAGGTATTATCGTGGATCACCTGTGCCGGCCCGTTGACTACAAGGCAACTACAGCATGCCCTGGCTGTAGAGGTCAGACAGCCCTACCTTGACGAGGCAAATATCTCGGATGTGGAAGACATAGTTTCAGTATGCGCTGGCCTGGTAATTGTCGAGGAACAGAGCAATATTATTCGGTTGGTTCACTACACCGCGCAGGAATATTTTGAACGGACCTGGAGCTCGTGGTTTCCGTGCGCGCAACATGATATTGCTGTTACTTGCATAACATACCTGTCGTACGATTCCTTCAAGGATTACTCCTCGCATTCCAACCATGAAGCCGTCGCTCTCGACAAGTATCCCCTTTATCGCTACGCGGCTCAGAACTGGGGTCGCCATAGACAAATTCAGCGTCATTACCTAGATATCGTGTTGGACTTCTTagaaaataaacaaaagGCAACTTGCGCCGCCCAGGTGCTCTTAGAGGACAGGCCTTGGCCAATTCCAGTAGAGATCGATGGTATACATCTTGCGTCGTACTTTGGGCTAGACGATACCGTATACCACCTGGTTGCGAGAGGCTGCGATATAAATTCGCCAGACTCCTTGGGGAAGAGCCCTCTTTCGTGGGCGGCTTGCGAAGGGCACGTTAGTCTGGTCCAGCTGCTTTTGGATCTGGGAGCTTCTCGAGACTCGATGGACACCAATTGGCAGACACCGTTATCGTGGGCGGCAAAGGCCGGACACCGCGATGTTGTCGAGCTCCTTGTCAATCTCGGTGCTGATAAACAGTCCAGAGATAAATATGGGCAGTCTCCACTATCGGTCGCCGCTAGATATGGGCAGCGGGCTGTGGTCGAGTGCCTTCTGAAGGCCGGCGCAGATATCGACAGCAGAGATAACAACGGGCAGACCGCATTGTTATGGGCAGCTAACCAAGATCACCCAGATATCGTGAAGCTCCTACTGGAGTTTGGGGATAAGTCGGAAAACGATCCAGTGCTCTCGTGGTCCACGACAACAGTGAACGAGAAAGACCTCCTCGACACACTCAAGTTCGAAGACTGCGAACAAGACGATCCACCCACGTCCGGCCGAAATGGAGCTGGAAATGGGCGCCTGATGGAAGCGAGGCCCAACTCCCAGAATGGATGTTTGGCCATACCACTGCCTGGAAAAGGCACGGACGAAGCTGTCGTCGATTGGACGGGCCAAACAAAATGA